One window from the genome of Bdellovibrionales bacterium encodes:
- a CDS encoding MHS family MFS transporter, with protein sequence MFMKSKEVTNIWKVIAASSAGTLIEWYDFYIFGSLATIIAAHFFPKDNPTVALLSTLATFATGFIVRPFGALVFGRVGDVVGRKYAFMVTLIIMGLSTTAIGFLPNYEQIGILAPICLLLLRLLQGLALGGEYGGAATYVAEHSPDGKRGYYTSYIQTTATLGLFVSLGVILATRLGLGEDTFKDWGWRLPFLISIVLVIFSYLIRRRMSESPVFLEMKSSGKASKSPLRDSFLVPENRNLVLLALFGATAGQGVVWYTGQFYALYFLQTVLKVDFVLANKIIAVALLFGTPFFIVFGGLSDKIGRKKIMLTGMVIAALTYIPIYQGMEHYATLPEGPDATMLTVLVFIQVIYVTMVYGPIAAFLVELFPTHIRYTSMSLPYHIGNGVFGGLVPFIGTAIVASTGNHFAGLIYPICVALATAIIGGIFIKEKRNVKWHS encoded by the coding sequence ATCGCCGCTTCCAGTGCGGGCACTCTGATTGAGTGGTATGACTTCTACATCTTCGGTTCACTCGCGACGATTATTGCAGCCCATTTTTTTCCTAAGGACAATCCAACCGTTGCGCTCTTAAGTACGCTGGCCACTTTTGCAACGGGATTCATCGTGCGACCTTTCGGTGCTTTGGTTTTCGGACGGGTCGGTGATGTCGTCGGCAGAAAGTATGCGTTCATGGTGACATTGATCATCATGGGTCTTTCAACGACAGCGATCGGTTTTCTTCCAAACTATGAACAAATCGGAATACTCGCGCCGATCTGCCTTTTGTTACTTCGTCTATTGCAAGGTCTTGCATTGGGTGGTGAGTACGGCGGTGCTGCGACCTACGTTGCTGAACATAGTCCCGATGGGAAACGCGGGTACTACACAAGTTACATTCAAACAACGGCAACTCTAGGTTTGTTCGTATCTCTTGGTGTGATTCTCGCGACGCGCTTGGGACTCGGTGAAGATACTTTTAAAGACTGGGGATGGCGGTTGCCGTTCTTGATATCAATTGTTCTCGTGATTTTTTCATACCTCATTCGTCGTCGTATGTCGGAATCTCCGGTTTTCTTGGAAATGAAATCGAGTGGGAAGGCCTCAAAAAGTCCCTTGCGTGATAGCTTCCTAGTTCCAGAGAATAGAAATCTGGTTTTGTTGGCACTCTTTGGTGCGACGGCAGGCCAAGGGGTTGTGTGGTACACTGGTCAGTTCTATGCACTTTACTTCTTGCAGACGGTGCTAAAAGTCGACTTCGTTCTAGCGAATAAAATTATCGCGGTCGCTTTGCTCTTCGGGACGCCGTTCTTTATCGTCTTCGGTGGACTGTCAGATAAAATCGGCAGAAAGAAAATCATGCTGACGGGGATGGTGATTGCCGCTCTGACTTATATTCCAATCTATCAAGGAATGGAACACTATGCGACTTTGCCGGAGGGGCCTGATGCCACGATGTTAACTGTGCTAGTTTTCATCCAAGTAATCTACGTCACAATGGTCTACGGACCGATTGCCGCGTTCTTGGTGGAGCTCTTCCCGACCCATATTCGGTATACGTCGATGTCACTGCCTTATCATATCGGTAACGGGGTTTTCGGGGGGTTGGTTCCGTTCATCGGAACAGCGATTGTGGCTTCAACCGGAAATCATTTTGCGGGTTTGATTTATCCGATCTGTGTGGCTCTGGCAACAGCCATCATTGGTGGGATCTTCATTAAAGAAAAACGCAATGTGAAATGGCATAGCTAG